In Candidatus Roseilinea sp., one DNA window encodes the following:
- a CDS encoding dioxygenase yields MQNWFDLTGKTALVTGGGGVLGGAMAQALADHGARVILLGRTREKVERAAQRIQARGGRADWAQGDVTDPDSFGQALAAVGDVHILINAAGTILPEAMTSPDRSLFDLSLEAMHKVMDVNWMGTVIPSLIVARQFVARGGGVIINVASMSSFRPVTRNVAYSASKAALLNFTQWLAVHMAQHYSPNIRVNAIAPGFFLTEINRFLLVEPDSGRLTPRGQAIIAHTPMGRFGEPEELGGATVFLASDAARFITGIVIPVDGGHLAFSGV; encoded by the coding sequence ATGCAAAATTGGTTCGATCTGACGGGTAAAACCGCGCTGGTAACAGGAGGCGGCGGCGTGCTGGGCGGCGCTATGGCGCAGGCCCTGGCCGACCACGGCGCGCGCGTGATCCTGCTTGGCCGCACGCGCGAGAAAGTCGAGCGTGCCGCGCAGCGCATTCAGGCGCGCGGCGGCCGGGCAGATTGGGCGCAGGGCGACGTGACCGACCCTGACTCGTTCGGCCAAGCGCTGGCGGCGGTCGGCGACGTACACATCCTGATCAACGCCGCGGGGACGATCCTGCCGGAAGCAATGACTTCACCCGACCGCTCGCTGTTTGATCTATCGCTGGAGGCCATGCACAAAGTGATGGACGTGAACTGGATGGGCACGGTCATTCCCTCGCTGATCGTGGCGCGGCAGTTCGTCGCCCGCGGCGGCGGCGTCATCATCAACGTCGCCTCGATGTCGTCATTCCGGCCGGTCACGCGCAATGTCGCCTATTCGGCGTCAAAGGCGGCGCTGCTGAATTTCACGCAGTGGTTGGCCGTGCACATGGCGCAGCACTATTCGCCCAACATTCGGGTGAATGCCATAGCGCCCGGCTTCTTTCTCACCGAGATCAATCGCTTCCTACTCGTCGAGCCGGACAGCGGCCGGCTCACGCCGCGCGGCCAGGCCATCATTGCGCACACACCGATGGGCCGCTTCGGCGAGCCGGAGGAGCTGGGCGGCGCGACGGTCTTCCTAGCCTCGGATGCCGCGCGCTTCATCACCGGCATCGTCATCCCGGTGGACGGGGGCCATTTGGCATTCAGCGGAGTGTGA
- a CDS encoding sugar kinase has product MILVLDLGSSSTRASLYDAQARAVPNAWARAPVDFIVGEDGRCEDDPRAAFERVVAVLDALHAKIPDAAPPITDFGISTYASSLVCLDDRGAPITPIYTYADTRCAEDARRLRAQHDELDALQRTGCRIRANYLPAKIAWIARIRRDVFRATRWFASLSDFVCLRLFGRMQAGISVASWTGLLNRRMSDWDETWCSALSIAHEQLPPIAHDTDRLEGLRPEWEARWPKFARARCHPPVGDGAAANVGSGCVDSSRIAVTIGSTAAMRVVRRCETGEPYRLPPALWAYRVDHARELIGGATTEGGNIFAWAKRVLRLPDETELETRVAALMPDAHGLTALPTFAGERSPGYAEDIRGTLHGLSLDTDPIEITRALMEGISYRLAHICDALRASGAASADAALIGSGGALQASPTWRQIIADVTGLPLRLASEPEATSRGAALLALGRVENRRLEIGDWELEVHPIPNPQSLIPKPQSPVIHVPDAQRHATYRAAMARQEELYAKLVRSDG; this is encoded by the coding sequence ATGATCCTCGTCCTCGACCTCGGCAGCTCGTCCACGCGCGCGTCGCTATACGACGCGCAGGCACGCGCCGTGCCCAACGCCTGGGCGCGCGCGCCGGTGGACTTCATCGTGGGCGAAGATGGCCGATGCGAAGATGACCCGCGCGCGGCCTTCGAGCGCGTCGTCGCCGTGCTGGACGCCCTCCATGCCAAAATCCCGGACGCGGCGCCGCCGATCACCGACTTTGGCATCAGCACCTATGCTTCCTCGCTGGTCTGCCTGGATGATCGCGGCGCGCCGATCACGCCGATATACACCTACGCCGACACACGCTGCGCAGAGGACGCGCGCCGTCTGCGCGCGCAGCACGATGAGCTGGACGCGCTACAGCGCACCGGCTGTCGCATCCGCGCCAATTACCTGCCGGCCAAGATCGCCTGGATTGCGCGAATCCGGCGCGATGTCTTCCGGGCGACGCGCTGGTTTGCCTCGCTCAGCGATTTTGTATGCCTTCGGCTGTTCGGTCGTATGCAGGCCGGCATTTCAGTCGCCTCGTGGACGGGGTTGCTGAATCGCCGGATGTCGGACTGGGACGAAACCTGGTGCAGCGCGCTGAGCATCGCACACGAGCAGTTGCCGCCCATCGCGCATGACACCGACCGGCTGGAGGGACTGCGGCCGGAGTGGGAGGCGCGCTGGCCCAAGTTCGCCCGCGCGCGCTGCCATCCGCCCGTCGGCGACGGCGCAGCCGCCAACGTCGGCAGCGGGTGTGTGGATTCGTCGCGCATTGCCGTGACGATCGGCTCCACAGCAGCGATGCGCGTGGTCAGGCGTTGCGAGACAGGCGAGCCATATCGCCTGCCGCCGGCGCTGTGGGCCTATCGCGTGGATCACGCGCGCGAGCTGATCGGCGGCGCAACGACGGAGGGCGGCAATATCTTCGCCTGGGCGAAGCGCGTGCTCCGGCTGCCGGACGAGACCGAACTCGAGACGCGCGTGGCGGCGCTGATGCCCGATGCCCATGGGCTAACGGCGCTGCCTACTTTTGCCGGCGAGCGCAGCCCGGGCTACGCAGAAGACATCCGCGGGACGCTGCACGGCCTCTCACTGGATACCGACCCAATTGAAATCACGCGGGCGCTGATGGAAGGCATCAGCTATCGCTTGGCGCACATCTGCGATGCGCTGCGCGCGTCGGGCGCGGCAAGCGCAGATGCAGCGTTGATCGGCAGCGGCGGCGCGCTGCAAGCCTCACCGACCTGGCGGCAGATCATCGCCGACGTCACCGGCCTGCCATTGCGCCTGGCATCGGAGCCGGAGGCAACGAGTCGAGGAGCAGCGTTACTCGCGCTCGGCAGAGTTGAGAATAGAAGATTAGAGATTGGAGATTGGGAACTCGAGGTGCACCCAATCCCCAATCCCCAATCTCTCATCCCTAAACCTCAATCTCCGGTCATACACGTCCCCGACGCACAACGACACGCAACGTATCGCGCCGCGATGGCGCGACAAGAGGAGCTATATGCAAAATTGGTTCGATCTGACGGGTAA
- a CDS encoding 3-ketoacyl-ACP reductase, with product MMLKDRVAIVTGASREIGAAMALALARQGASVVVSYFGEPDRAEATANCIRAAGGRAITFRADGSKVADNFALVSAAVQAFGRLDIFVANAGITKFGRFIDYSEASFDMVADLNFKGSFFGAQAAAQQMLKQPRDSYGGRIVFSSSVVGSTAVPGLAAYGATKAAINYLAMALAAELSPHGITVNAIGIGATTNERNLRDDPNYAENWGRVLPIGRALTPEDSAAALLYLVSPEASAVTGITLPVDGGHTLQSPAPRMDFAMQPA from the coding sequence ATGATGCTGAAGGATCGGGTAGCGATTGTCACCGGCGCCAGCCGGGAGATCGGCGCAGCGATGGCCCTAGCCCTGGCGCGTCAGGGCGCGTCGGTCGTAGTGAGCTACTTCGGCGAGCCAGATCGCGCCGAAGCAACCGCAAACTGCATCCGCGCCGCCGGCGGGCGCGCGATCACCTTTCGCGCCGACGGCAGCAAAGTGGCCGACAACTTTGCACTTGTATCGGCCGCAGTTCAGGCGTTCGGCCGACTGGATATTTTCGTCGCCAACGCCGGCATCACCAAATTCGGTCGCTTCATAGACTACAGCGAAGCATCGTTCGACATGGTAGCGGATTTGAACTTCAAGGGCAGCTTCTTTGGCGCGCAGGCCGCCGCCCAGCAGATGCTCAAGCAGCCGCGCGATAGCTACGGCGGGCGCATCGTCTTCAGCTCGTCGGTGGTCGGCAGCACCGCCGTGCCCGGCTTGGCCGCCTATGGCGCAACCAAAGCCGCGATCAACTACCTGGCCATGGCGCTGGCCGCCGAGCTTAGCCCACACGGCATCACCGTCAACGCCATCGGCATCGGCGCGACGACTAACGAGCGCAACCTGCGCGACGACCCCAACTACGCCGAGAACTGGGGGCGTGTATTGCCGATAGGCCGCGCCCTCACACCGGAGGACTCGGCGGCAGCGTTGCTCTACTTGGTTTCGCCGGAAGCCTCGGCTGTCACGGGCATCACGCTGCCGGTGGATGGCGGGCACACGCTGCAATCGCCGGCGCCACGCATGGACTTCGCCATGCAGCCGGCATGA